A stretch of the Lactuca sativa cultivar Salinas chromosome 9, Lsat_Salinas_v11, whole genome shotgun sequence genome encodes the following:
- the LOC111885382 gene encoding transcription elongation factor TFIIS, with protein sequence MEKELIELFDSAKKAADAAAVGGGGGGAESSPEEDRCLDALKVLKKFPVNYQILVSTQVGKRLRQLTKHPRKKIQSLASELVETWKGIIVKETLKNNNNNSDTKESPKSEHGSKISEKKTQRTNSVKLPKTEDAKVEKNINKTNNSGPPKMNSLVYCKDPIRDKIRELLAEALCKVSTEADEDSKNEINGCDPYRVAVLVESAMFEKWGKSNGSHKFKYRSIMFNVKDPKNPDFRRKILLGHVKPERILELTPEEMASTERQMENVKIKEKAMFDCERGGPPKATTDQFRCGRCGKRKCTYYQLQTRSADEPMTTFVTCVNCDNHWKFC encoded by the exons ATGGAGAAGGAGCTAATTGAACTGTTCGATTCGGCGAAAAAAGCAGCGGACGCCGCGGCTGTTGGAGGCGGAGGCGGAGGCGCGGAATCTTCGCCGGAGGAAGATCGATGTCTCGACGCTTTGAAAGTGCTTAAGAAATTTCCTGTTAACTATCAAATCCTTGTTTCTACTCAG GTAGGGAAACGTCTTCGTCAATTAACAAAACACCCAAGAAAAAAGATCCAATCACTAGCGTCTGAACTAGTCGAGACCTGGAAAGGCATAATAGTTAAAGAAACAttaaagaacaacaacaacaactcagacACCAAAGAATCTCCAAAATCAGAACATGGGTCGAAAATATCCGAAAAGAAAACTCAAAGGACCAATTCCGTCAAACTTCCAAAGACAGAGGATGCGAAGGTcgaaaaaaacataaacaaaacgaACAATTCTGGTCCCCCAAAGATGAATTCTCTCGTCTACTGCAAAGATCCCATCCGCGATAAAATCCGTGAACTTTTAGCCGAAGCATTATGCAAAGTTTCCACAGAAGCTGATGAGGATTCAAAGAATGAAATCAATGGTTGTGATCCATATCGGGTGGCTGTATTGGTTGAGTCAGCAATGTTTGAAAAATGGGGGAAATCAAACGGATCCCACAAGTTTAAATACCGATCGATAATGTTCAATGTAAAAGATCCGAAAAATCCGGATTTCAGAAGGAAAATATTGTTGGGACATGTGAAGCCGGAGAGAATTTTGGAGTTGACTCCTGAAGAAATGGCGAGTACAGAAAGACAAATGGAGAATGTGAAGATAAAAGAAAAGGCGATGTTTGACTGTGAACGTGGGGGCCCACCGAAGGCGACTACGGATCAGTTTAGGTGTGGAAGGTGTGGGAAACGGAAGTGTACGTATTATCAGTTGCAGACACGAAGTGCGGATGAGCCGATGACGACTTTTGTCACGTGTGTGAATTGTGATAATCATTGgaagttttgttga